The bacterium genome contains a region encoding:
- a CDS encoding methyltransferase domain-containing protein, producing MSKDRKQAVQAQFGRQASLYTVSQVHRESTGLAELLRLAAPASGARALDIATGTGFTALAVAPQCRRVIGLDLTLGMVREARRLAGERRVSNVRFCLGDAEAVPFRDNTFDLVTCRHAAHHFPNLARAFSEMARVASPGGRVILDDTCTPEAPELAALMNEWEVRRDPSHVANHPPSLLRAMLEESGLEVDADTMTHVPLVFSDWVRRSGIPESNAASLRASLAGAGPDARSAFRIESVPGDVCFAWPEVVILGVKR from the coding sequence ATGAGCAAGGACCGCAAGCAGGCTGTGCAGGCGCAGTTCGGACGTCAGGCTTCCTTATATACAGTCAGTCAGGTCCACCGCGAGTCTACGGGGCTGGCGGAGCTTCTCCGCCTCGCGGCGCCGGCTTCGGGCGCGCGCGCACTGGATATCGCCACAGGCACCGGGTTCACCGCGCTCGCCGTGGCGCCGCAGTGCCGCCGGGTCATCGGATTGGACCTCACCCTCGGGATGGTGCGCGAGGCGCGGCGGCTCGCCGGCGAACGAAGGGTGTCCAACGTCCGGTTTTGCTTGGGAGACGCCGAGGCCGTGCCGTTCCGGGACAACACATTCGACCTCGTGACGTGCCGCCACGCGGCTCATCATTTTCCGAACCTCGCTCGGGCCTTCTCGGAGATGGCACGCGTGGCGTCCCCCGGAGGCCGCGTCATCCTCGATGACACCTGCACGCCCGAGGCCCCAGAACTCGCGGCGCTGATGAACGAATGGGAGGTGAGGCGCGATCCCTCACACGTCGCGAATCATCCCCCGAGTCTGTTGCGGGCGATGCTCGAGGAGAGCGGCCTCGAGGTGGACGCGGATACTATGACGCATGTGCCGCTGGTGTTCAGCGATTGGGTCCGGCGGAGCGGCATCCCGGAGTCCAACGCGGCCTCGCTGCGCGCCAGCCTAGCCGGCGCCGGCCCTGACGCGCGTTCGGCGTTCCGGATCGAGTCCGTACCCGGGGATGTCTGCTTCGCGTGGCCCGAGGTCGTCATCCTGGGCGTGAAGCGGTAA